The Shewanella sp. KX20019 genome window below encodes:
- the ubiG gene encoding bifunctional 2-polyprenyl-6-hydroxyphenol methylase/3-demethylubiquinol 3-O-methyltransferase UbiG: protein MQNNNNVDPAEIAKFEKMAATWWDPNGEFKPLHNLNPLRLNYIDQTAAGIFGKNVLDVGCGGGILSESMARIGANVTGLDMGDEPLDVARLHALEMGISVNYIKNTAENHRDEHRQHYDVITCMEMLEHVPDPRSVIQACADMVKPGGFVFFSTINRNMRAYVETILGAEYLLKMLPVGTHDHNKFIKPSELIGLADNAELICKDAVGITYNPITDIFRYTKSLEVNYMIATVKND, encoded by the coding sequence GTGCAAAACAATAATAATGTCGATCCTGCAGAGATTGCTAAATTTGAAAAAATGGCGGCTACTTGGTGGGATCCAAACGGTGAATTTAAGCCGCTGCACAATTTAAATCCATTGCGCCTCAATTATATTGATCAAACTGCAGCAGGCATTTTTGGCAAGAATGTCCTTGATGTCGGCTGTGGTGGTGGCATTTTATCGGAAAGTATGGCGCGGATAGGCGCTAATGTTACTGGTTTAGACATGGGTGATGAACCACTCGACGTCGCTAGACTACATGCATTAGAGATGGGGATCTCGGTTAATTATATAAAGAACACCGCTGAAAACCATCGTGATGAACATAGACAACACTATGATGTCATTACTTGCATGGAGATGCTCGAGCACGTACCAGATCCCAGGTCAGTGATCCAAGCCTGTGCCGACATGGTTAAACCGGGTGGCTTTGTCTTCTTTTCAACTATCAATAGAAATATGAGAGCGTATGTCGAAACCATTCTTGGCGCAGAGTACTTATTGAAAATGTTACCTGTTGGTACCCATGATCATAATAAGTTTATAAAACCTTCTGAACTTATTGGTCTTGCGGATAACGCCGAGCTTATCTGTAAAGACGCTGTAGGGATAACCTATAACCCCATTACTGATATTTTTAGGTACACTAAAAGCTTAGAAGTCAACTACATGATTGCGACAGTAAAAAATGACTGA
- a CDS encoding serine hydrolase domain-containing protein, with protein MFLKSTAFISTLSLAALLSFNQALATPSHYATLSDNFGQYFHRELKSYKVPGGAFVIVEGNDVLKLDTYGKRDKNSNLAINADTVFRLASVSKTFAGTLAGMLVAEKKLDWQQPIVNYLPEFTLADPQSARQINLGHIIGHSTGLWPNSYDNLVNANIKIPKIIGKFEEITPMCNPGVCYGYQNVAFSFIQSAIEQQANQSYQEMLQTRIFDPLKMKSATLGFNAFQQTTNRAEPHVKTKSGFKQVKVKQNYYRLAPAAGVNASITDMSKWLIANLGQNPEVISTDLIKDLTTPGIKTTKELRRRDWRSHLDSAHYGKGWRVYEFEGRPLIYHAGWVAGYVAEISYSPELNIGMAMLLNGESRVVAKLSAEFWRDAFLTADRLDKKH; from the coding sequence ATGTTTTTAAAATCTACTGCTTTTATCAGTACTTTATCTCTGGCTGCCCTTTTATCTTTTAATCAAGCTCTCGCAACCCCCTCTCATTATGCCACCCTATCGGATAACTTCGGCCAGTATTTTCACCGTGAATTAAAAAGTTATAAGGTTCCAGGGGGCGCTTTTGTCATCGTTGAGGGTAACGATGTACTAAAACTTGATACATATGGTAAACGGGATAAAAATAGCAACTTAGCAATTAACGCTGATACTGTTTTTAGATTGGCTTCAGTGTCAAAGACATTTGCAGGAACCCTTGCAGGCATGTTGGTTGCGGAAAAAAAGCTAGATTGGCAACAACCCATTGTTAACTACCTACCAGAATTTACACTAGCCGACCCGCAATCTGCACGGCAAATTAACTTAGGCCATATTATTGGCCATAGCACAGGTTTATGGCCGAATAGTTATGACAACCTAGTCAATGCTAATATCAAAATACCAAAAATTATAGGCAAATTCGAAGAGATTACACCTATGTGTAATCCAGGTGTTTGTTATGGCTATCAAAACGTGGCGTTTTCTTTCATTCAATCCGCAATTGAACAACAAGCAAACCAAAGCTATCAAGAAATGTTGCAAACACGAATATTTGATCCATTAAAGATGAAATCTGCCACATTGGGATTCAATGCGTTTCAACAAACAACTAACCGAGCCGAGCCTCATGTTAAAACAAAATCCGGTTTTAAGCAGGTAAAGGTAAAACAAAATTACTACCGACTCGCACCAGCTGCTGGCGTAAATGCCAGCATCACTGACATGTCTAAATGGCTAATCGCAAACTTGGGACAGAACCCCGAGGTGATCTCTACAGACTTAATCAAAGATCTAACAACGCCCGGTATAAAAACGACTAAAGAGTTACGCCGCCGGGATTGGCGTAGCCATCTAGATAGTGCACATTATGGTAAAGGTTGGCGAGTATATGAATTTGAAGGTCGACCTCTCATATACCACGCTGGATGGGTTGCAGGTTATGTAGCAGAAATATCCTACTCGCCGGAGTTAAATATCGGTATGGCTATGCTTCTTAATGGTGAATCAAGAGTCGTCGCTAAACTTAGTGCAGAGTTTTGGCGAGATGCGTTCTTAACCGCTGACAGGCTTGATAAAAAACACTGA
- the nrdA gene encoding class 1a ribonucleoside-diphosphate reductase subunit alpha has product MNSNMTVTKRSGERETIDLDKIHRVIEWAAKGLTNVSVSEVELRSHLQFFEGIPTEAIHETIIKAAADLISPESPDYQFLSARLAIFHLRKKAFGQFEPPKLYDHVVKLVELGKYDAHILQDYSREELEILGSYIDHWRDMNFSYAAVKQLEGKYLVQNRVTHEIYESAQFLYILVAACLFAKYPKETRLKYVKDFYDATSTFKISLPTPIMAGVRTPTRQFSSCVLIECGDSLDSINATSSSIVKYVSQRAGIGVNAGRIRALGSPIRGGEAFHTGCLPFYKYFQTAVKSCSQGGVRGGAATLFYPIWHLEVESLLVLKNNRGVDDNRIRHLDYGVQINKLMYQRLIQGGMISLFSPSDVPGMYDAFFEDQDEFERLYLKYEADKSIRRQEIKAVELFSLMMQERASTGRIYIQNVDHCNTHSPFDSKVAPVRQSNLCLEIALPTKPLNNINDSEGEIALCTLSALNLGAIKRLEELEPLADLAVRALDNLLDYQDYPIISAEKASMNRRTLGIGVINFANYLAKEGVRYSDGSANSITHKTFEAIQYYLLKASNNLAKEQGACPSFHETTYAKGILPIDTYKRDLDKICDEPLHMDWETLREEIKTHGLRNSTLSALMPSETSSQISNATNGIEPPRGLISVKASKDGQLKQVVPDFDKYQHSYELLWQMPNNDGYIQLVGLMQKFVDQSISANTNYDPGRFDGGKVPMKVLLKDLLTAYKYGVKTLYYHNTRDGASDSHDDITAIEVEDDDCAGGACKI; this is encoded by the coding sequence ATGAATAGTAATATGACAGTCACAAAACGTAGTGGCGAACGTGAGACCATCGATCTCGATAAAATCCATCGCGTTATTGAATGGGCAGCAAAGGGACTGACTAATGTTTCAGTGTCAGAAGTTGAACTACGTTCTCACCTACAGTTTTTCGAAGGGATCCCAACTGAAGCGATCCACGAGACTATCATTAAAGCCGCAGCAGATTTAATATCCCCAGAGTCACCTGATTATCAGTTTTTATCTGCTAGATTGGCGATCTTCCATCTGCGTAAGAAAGCATTTGGTCAATTTGAACCACCAAAGCTGTATGACCATGTAGTTAAACTCGTAGAGCTTGGCAAATACGATGCACACATACTGCAAGACTATAGCCGCGAAGAGCTCGAAATATTAGGCAGCTACATCGATCATTGGCGTGACATGAACTTCTCTTATGCAGCCGTTAAGCAGCTAGAAGGTAAGTATTTAGTTCAAAACCGTGTCACCCATGAAATTTACGAAAGTGCACAGTTTCTTTATATTTTGGTCGCTGCATGTTTATTTGCAAAATACCCAAAAGAAACACGCCTTAAGTACGTCAAAGATTTCTACGATGCGACATCAACCTTTAAGATTTCGCTACCAACACCGATTATGGCGGGTGTACGTACTCCAACCCGTCAGTTTAGTTCATGTGTACTTATTGAATGTGGTGATAGCCTTGACTCTATTAACGCAACCTCTTCATCGATTGTTAAATACGTATCGCAAAGAGCCGGGATTGGCGTGAATGCGGGTCGTATTCGTGCACTAGGTAGCCCTATTCGCGGGGGAGAAGCATTCCATACCGGCTGCTTACCGTTTTATAAGTATTTCCAAACTGCTGTTAAGTCTTGTTCACAAGGTGGTGTTCGTGGCGGTGCGGCGACGCTCTTCTACCCTATCTGGCATTTAGAAGTTGAATCGTTACTTGTACTTAAAAACAACCGTGGTGTTGATGACAATCGCATACGCCATCTCGATTACGGTGTTCAAATTAACAAGTTAATGTATCAGCGTCTAATCCAAGGCGGGATGATCAGCTTGTTCAGCCCGTCGGACGTGCCAGGCATGTACGATGCGTTCTTCGAAGATCAAGATGAGTTTGAACGTCTCTACCTTAAGTACGAAGCAGACAAGAGTATCCGCAGGCAAGAAATTAAAGCAGTAGAACTATTCTCATTGATGATGCAAGAGCGTGCCTCTACGGGCCGTATCTATATTCAAAACGTAGATCACTGCAATACACACAGTCCATTTGACTCAAAAGTAGCTCCTGTTCGTCAGTCTAACTTATGTTTAGAAATTGCATTACCAACTAAGCCACTTAATAACATCAATGACTCAGAGGGTGAAATTGCCCTTTGTACGCTATCTGCGTTGAACTTGGGTGCGATTAAAAGGCTTGAAGAGCTTGAGCCATTAGCAGATCTTGCCGTGCGAGCACTGGATAACTTGTTAGATTATCAAGACTACCCAATTATCTCAGCAGAAAAGGCGTCGATGAATCGCCGTACACTCGGTATAGGTGTTATCAACTTCGCCAATTACCTTGCTAAAGAAGGTGTACGTTATTCTGATGGTTCAGCCAATAGCATTACCCATAAAACGTTTGAAGCTATTCAGTACTATTTACTAAAAGCCTCTAACAATCTTGCGAAAGAACAAGGTGCATGTCCATCATTCCATGAAACGACATACGCTAAGGGCATTTTGCCAATAGACACCTATAAACGCGATTTAGACAAGATCTGTGATGAGCCATTACATATGGACTGGGAAACGTTGCGCGAAGAGATTAAGACCCACGGCTTGCGTAACTCTACCCTGTCTGCACTGATGCCTTCTGAGACATCTTCACAGATCTCTAACGCAACGAATGGTATTGAACCACCACGTGGTTTAATTAGTGTCAAAGCAAGTAAAGACGGTCAGCTTAAGCAAGTTGTACCCGATTTTGATAAGTACCAGCACAGTTATGAACTGCTATGGCAGATGCCTAACAACGACGGTTACATACAGTTAGTTGGTTTAATGCAGAAGTTTGTTGACCAATCTATTTCAGCCAACACCAATTATGATCCAGGTCGCTTCGATGGCGGGAAAGTGCCAATGAAGGTACTACTAAAGGATCTATTGACTGCTTACAAATACGGTGTAAAAACACTTTACTATCACAATACGCGTGATGGAGCTTCAGATAGTCATGACGATATCACTGCCATTGAAGTCGAAGATGACGACTGTGCAGGCGGCGCATGTAAGATATAA
- a CDS encoding HAD family hydrolase: MTDKNCAFKHRPIKAVLFDLDGTLADTAPDMVDALNISLHEQGYSTVTYNQLRNSASHGSLAMVQAALPDASEDIQLQVQLALLDNYEKINGNNCDLFHGLRPFLSLLTRHDIPVGVVTNKPARFTRPLLIKLGLDKQMSAIVSGDSTFYSKPHTAPMLLAAQQMGVSADHILYLGDAERDMVAARASNMVAGLAKWGYIGANDNISTWPSDINFDDPDALTIWLKDQLNE; this comes from the coding sequence ATGACTGATAAAAATTGCGCTTTCAAGCACCGACCCATTAAAGCGGTGCTTTTTGACCTTGATGGCACACTTGCTGATACAGCTCCAGATATGGTTGATGCGCTTAATATTAGCCTTCACGAACAGGGCTACTCGACAGTAACCTATAACCAATTGCGTAATTCAGCCTCCCACGGCAGCCTAGCAATGGTTCAAGCGGCGCTTCCTGACGCAAGCGAGGATATTCAGCTTCAGGTGCAATTAGCCCTGCTAGACAATTATGAAAAGATTAACGGCAACAACTGTGATTTATTTCATGGGCTCAGGCCTTTTCTGAGTTTGTTAACACGCCATGATATCCCTGTTGGTGTGGTCACTAATAAACCCGCGCGTTTTACTCGGCCATTGTTGATTAAATTAGGTTTAGATAAGCAAATGTCAGCCATAGTCAGTGGAGATAGCACGTTTTATTCAAAACCTCATACCGCCCCTATGCTACTCGCGGCTCAACAGATGGGTGTTAGTGCAGACCACATACTTTATCTCGGTGATGCTGAGCGAGATATGGTTGCAGCACGGGCAAGCAATATGGTTGCTGGTTTAGCTAAATGGGGCTATATCGGCGCTAATGACAATATTAGCACTTGGCCATCTGACATTAACTTTGATGATCCCGACGCACTGACCATTTGGCTCAAAGATCAACTTAATGAATAA
- the nrdB gene encoding class Ia ribonucleoside-diphosphate reductase subunit beta, producing the protein MAYSTFCQTPNNAMLEPMFLGQSVNVARYDQQKYEVFEKLIEKQLSFFWRPEEVDVSKDKIDYAALPAHEKHIFISNLKYQTLLDSIQGRSPNVAFLPLVSLPELETWIETWSFSETIHSRSYTHIIRNIVNDPSIVFDDIVQNEEILKRATDIAAYYDKLIKLSQAFHLHGEGNHQIDGEVIEVTKREIKKALYLCMVSVNVLEAIRFYVSFACSFAFAERNVMEGNAKIIRLIARDEALHLNSTQHILKIMHAGKDDPEMAEIAKECEQTAIDIFVKAAEQEKEWAKYLFKDGSMIGLNETILCQYVEYITNERMKAVNFESPYAEQTNPLPWMKNWLESDAVQVAPQEVEVSSYLVGQIDASIEEDEFSDFDL; encoded by the coding sequence ATGGCCTACTCTACATTTTGTCAAACACCCAATAATGCAATGCTTGAACCGATGTTTCTCGGGCAGTCGGTAAATGTTGCACGTTACGATCAGCAAAAATATGAAGTTTTCGAAAAGCTTATTGAAAAACAGCTTTCATTCTTTTGGCGTCCAGAAGAGGTCGACGTCAGCAAAGATAAGATTGATTATGCTGCGTTACCAGCACATGAAAAGCATATCTTTATTTCGAACTTAAAATACCAGACTTTGCTTGATTCAATTCAAGGACGTTCACCAAATGTGGCATTCTTACCTTTGGTATCTTTGCCAGAGCTAGAAACATGGATTGAGACATGGTCATTCTCCGAGACTATTCACTCTCGTTCATACACACATATCATCCGTAATATCGTTAACGACCCATCCATAGTATTTGATGATATCGTCCAGAATGAAGAGATCCTGAAACGTGCAACGGACATTGCAGCCTATTACGACAAGCTAATCAAACTTAGCCAAGCATTTCACCTGCACGGTGAAGGAAATCATCAAATTGATGGTGAAGTCATTGAAGTGACAAAGCGTGAAATAAAGAAAGCACTCTACCTATGTATGGTGTCAGTTAACGTACTTGAAGCCATTCGCTTCTACGTTAGTTTTGCTTGCTCATTTGCTTTTGCTGAACGTAATGTTATGGAAGGCAACGCTAAGATCATTCGTCTTATTGCCCGTGATGAAGCATTACACTTAAACAGTACGCAACACATTTTAAAAATCATGCATGCAGGTAAAGACGATCCTGAAATGGCTGAAATTGCTAAAGAGTGTGAGCAAACTGCTATCGACATCTTTGTCAAAGCAGCAGAACAAGAGAAAGAATGGGCAAAATACCTATTTAAAGATGGTTCAATGATTGGTCTAAATGAGACAATTCTTTGCCAGTATGTCGAGTACATTACTAATGAGCGCATGAAGGCGGTTAATTTTGAATCTCCATATGCAGAACAAACGAACCCACTGCCCTGGATGAAAAACTGGCTAGAAAGTGATGCTGTCCAAGTGGCGCCTCAGGAAGTAGAAGTTTCATCTTATTTAGTCGGTCAAATTGATGCCTCTATTGAAGAAGATGAGTTCTCTGACTTTGACCTTTAA
- a CDS encoding YciI family protein, which yields MTDDLCLDKQLKDPAMFNQMSKMFIVVATFVVFPPNLYAEEASNPNYDADRAANAGADQYGMKHYVMAFLKRGPNRDRTEEEAKALQAAHMENIGRLADEGKLVLAGPFIGDGEVRGIYIFDVTSVEEARALTATDPAIEAGSLIMELQPWYGTAALTEVNKLHALMAETLM from the coding sequence GTGACTGATGACTTATGTTTAGATAAACAATTAAAGGATCCGGCTATGTTTAACCAAATGAGTAAAATGTTCATTGTTGTAGCGACGTTCGTTGTTTTTCCTCCTAATCTGTATGCCGAAGAGGCTAGTAACCCAAATTACGATGCTGATCGGGCCGCTAATGCAGGAGCGGATCAATATGGCATGAAACACTATGTTATGGCTTTTTTAAAACGAGGTCCAAACAGAGATAGGACTGAAGAAGAAGCAAAAGCATTACAAGCAGCACATATGGAAAATATAGGCAGGTTAGCTGATGAGGGGAAATTAGTATTAGCAGGTCCGTTCATAGGAGATGGCGAGGTTAGAGGAATTTATATATTTGACGTCACCAGTGTAGAGGAGGCCAGAGCTCTGACGGCGACAGACCCTGCAATAGAAGCGGGAAGTTTAATTATGGAGCTTCAGCCGTGGTACGGCACAGCGGCGTTGACTGAAGTAAACAAACTGCATGCTTTAATGGCTGAAACGTTGATGTAG
- the yfaE gene encoding class I ribonucleotide reductase maintenance protein YfaE, with protein MSSLTLTFNNASFKKAPIVSLQGQPVLLFNQQHLTLLEALEQKKVTTFSECRNGFCGQCKTKVISGSVSYLTEPLVTLAADECLPCCCIPNTDINLDLSGDGAEVVVRVAKHKQHRASETID; from the coding sequence ATGAGTTCTCTGACTTTGACCTTTAACAACGCCAGTTTTAAAAAGGCGCCTATCGTTAGCCTGCAAGGCCAACCAGTGCTGTTGTTTAATCAACAGCACCTGACCTTGCTTGAAGCGTTGGAGCAGAAAAAAGTAACAACCTTTTCAGAATGTAGAAATGGCTTTTGCGGACAGTGTAAAACTAAGGTAATTAGTGGTTCAGTTAGCTACTTAACTGAACCACTAGTGACATTAGCAGCGGATGAATGCCTGCCATGTTGTTGTATTCCAAATACTGATATTAATTTAGATCTTTCAGGAGACGGTGCCGAAGTTGTAGTTCGAGTCGCTAAACATAAACAACATCGCGCAAGTGAAACTATTGATTAA
- the gyrA gene encoding DNA topoisomerase (ATP-hydrolyzing) subunit A — protein sequence MTDLASSITPINIEDELKNSYLDYAMSVIVGRALPDVRDGLKPVHRRVLFAMNELKNDWNKPYKKSARVVGDVIGKYHPHGDTAVYDTIVRLAQPFSMRYPLIDGQGNFGSVDGDAAAAMRYTEIRMDKVAHQLLADLEKETVDFVPNYDGTEFIPAVLPTRIPTLLVNGSSGIAVGMATNIPPHNISEVIAGCLALIEDPDLSIEQLMEYIPGPDFPTAALINGRKGIIDAYNTGRGRAVMRARAEVETEDNGRERIIVHEIPYQVNKARLIEKIAELVKDKKIEGISGLRDESDKDGMRIVVEIKRGEVGEVVLNNLYAQTQMQCSFGINMVALTNGQPKLFNLKEMLECFILHRREVVTRRTVFELRKARERAHTLEALAVALANIDPIIALIKASPTPAEAKVKLVAQGWELGHVKGMLEKAGDDAARPEWLEPEFGIRDDKYYLTEQQAQAILELRLHRLTGLEHDKIIAEYEELLEIIAALLLILSSPQRLMEIITEELHEVLENFGDTRRTVINANEVDMSLEDLINEEDVVVTLSHLGYAKYQVLSDYQAQRRGGKGKAATKVKDEDFVEKLLVANTHDTILCFSDFGKMYWLKVYQLPLASRTARGRPIVNLLPLSEGERITAILPVREYADDKYIIMATSHGTVKKTALTAYSNPRANGIIAVNLKDDDQLIGVDITDGNDDIMLFSNEGKVVRFNEKARNAETGEVKLDPETGEEIIALRAMGRTATGVRGIKLDDGQAVVSLIVPKGDGAILTVTENGYGKRTSLSEYPAKSRGTKGVVSIKISERNGAVVGAVQVGDNDEIMLISDKGTLVRTPATGVSSIGRNTQGVTIIRTAEDEKVVGLQRIDEIQDEEVELDEEGNPIITEPTAEAESAPVADSEKSEPDTEA from the coding sequence ATGACTGATCTGGCTTCATCTATAACACCAATTAATATTGAAGACGAATTAAAGAATTCTTACCTCGATTACGCTATGAGCGTAATTGTAGGGCGGGCACTGCCCGATGTTCGTGATGGCTTAAAGCCTGTTCATCGTCGCGTATTGTTCGCCATGAACGAATTGAAGAACGACTGGAACAAGCCTTATAAGAAATCGGCTCGTGTCGTTGGTGACGTTATCGGTAAATACCATCCACATGGTGATACTGCGGTATACGACACTATTGTTCGTTTGGCGCAGCCATTCTCAATGAGATATCCACTTATCGATGGCCAGGGTAACTTTGGTTCTGTCGATGGTGACGCTGCAGCAGCAATGCGTTATACCGAAATCCGCATGGATAAAGTTGCGCATCAGCTATTAGCGGATCTTGAAAAAGAGACCGTTGACTTTGTACCTAACTATGATGGTACAGAGTTTATTCCAGCTGTATTACCAACACGTATACCAACATTACTTGTTAATGGGTCATCTGGTATCGCAGTGGGTATGGCAACCAACATTCCTCCTCACAATATTAGTGAAGTGATTGCGGGTTGTTTAGCACTTATCGAAGATCCGGACTTATCCATTGAACAGTTGATGGAATACATTCCGGGTCCAGATTTCCCGACTGCAGCACTCATTAATGGCCGTAAAGGCATTATTGATGCTTATAACACGGGTCGTGGCCGAGCAGTTATGCGCGCACGGGCTGAGGTTGAAACGGAAGATAACGGCCGTGAGCGAATTATTGTTCACGAAATCCCATATCAAGTTAACAAAGCGCGTTTAATCGAAAAGATTGCCGAACTTGTTAAAGATAAAAAGATTGAAGGGATTAGCGGCCTACGTGATGAGTCTGATAAAGACGGCATGCGTATTGTGGTTGAGATCAAGCGTGGTGAAGTTGGCGAAGTTGTACTTAACAACTTATATGCTCAAACACAGATGCAGTGCTCTTTTGGTATCAATATGGTGGCGTTGACTAATGGTCAGCCAAAACTATTTAACCTTAAAGAGATGTTAGAGTGCTTTATTCTTCACCGTCGTGAAGTTGTTACTCGTCGTACTGTATTTGAACTGCGAAAAGCACGTGAAAGAGCCCATACTTTGGAAGCTCTTGCTGTTGCTCTTGCCAACATCGACCCTATTATTGCGCTGATTAAAGCCTCCCCAACACCTGCCGAAGCCAAAGTTAAACTGGTTGCGCAGGGCTGGGAACTTGGTCATGTTAAAGGCATGCTCGAAAAGGCTGGTGATGATGCTGCTCGTCCTGAATGGTTGGAGCCAGAGTTTGGGATCCGTGATGACAAGTACTACCTGACAGAGCAACAAGCACAGGCCATCCTTGAGCTTCGTTTGCACCGCCTTACGGGTCTAGAGCATGACAAGATCATTGCTGAATATGAAGAGTTGCTTGAAATTATTGCAGCGTTACTTCTAATTCTCAGCAGCCCACAGCGTTTGATGGAGATCATCACTGAAGAGCTTCATGAAGTCCTTGAAAACTTTGGCGACACACGTCGCACTGTGATCAATGCCAATGAAGTTGATATGAGTCTTGAAGATCTTATTAACGAAGAAGACGTTGTGGTTACACTTTCTCACCTTGGTTATGCTAAATATCAAGTGTTAAGTGATTACCAAGCGCAGCGTCGTGGTGGTAAGGGTAAAGCTGCGACTAAGGTTAAAGACGAAGATTTTGTTGAAAAATTGTTAGTGGCCAATACCCATGATACGATTTTATGCTTCTCTGACTTTGGTAAAATGTATTGGTTGAAAGTGTATCAATTACCGCTTGCAAGCCGAACGGCTCGTGGTCGTCCAATCGTTAACTTATTACCTCTTTCTGAAGGCGAACGCATTACTGCAATTCTACCGGTACGTGAGTACGCTGATGATAAGTACATTATCATGGCGACATCACACGGTACGGTTAAGAAGACTGCGTTAACTGCCTATAGCAATCCACGTGCTAACGGTATTATTGCCGTAAACCTTAAAGATGACGATCAGCTAATTGGTGTTGATATTACTGATGGTAATGACGATATCATGCTGTTCTCTAACGAAGGTAAAGTCGTTAGATTTAACGAAAAAGCTCGTAACGCCGAAACAGGTGAAGTTAAACTCGACCCTGAAACAGGCGAAGAGATTATTGCCCTGAGAGCAATGGGACGTACAGCAACAGGCGTGCGTGGTATTAAGCTCGATGATGGTCAAGCAGTTGTGTCACTGATTGTGCCTAAAGGCGATGGTGCTATCTTAACGGTTACTGAGAATGGTTACGGTAAGCGTACTTCATTGTCAGAGTATCCAGCTAAGAGTCGTGGTACTAAAGGTGTTGTTTCGATTAAGATTAGCGAACGTAATGGTGCTGTTGTTGGCGCTGTTCAAGTTGGCGATAATGACGAAATCATGCTGATCAGTGACAAAGGCACCCTAGTACGTACTCCTGCGACAGGTGTTTCTAGTATTGGTCGTAATACTCAAGGCGTGACCATTATCCGTACCGCGGAAGATGAGAAGGTCGTCGGCCTACAACGCATTGATGAAATTCAGGACGAGGAAGTTGAGCTTGATGAAGAGGGTAACCCTATCATCACAGAGCCAACCGCTGAAGCTGAAAGTGCACCAGTAGCCGATTCTGAAAAGTCAGAGCCAGATACTGAAGCTTAA